The Lolium rigidum isolate FL_2022 chromosome 1, APGP_CSIRO_Lrig_0.1, whole genome shotgun sequence region tgtctgcccgtcaaaagaacgcaccaggtctctgcgtcaggagattaatttcatgatagctcattcgctgcaccgccattctgagagcctggtgaacactttggagcgtgtcgctcttcgggtgatccaggaaatcatgaggcatcagtactctccgtcgggaccagctctagggactcaccaaggagagatgccactccagtcccgaccaccgctgccattcgcgttggtagcaccggaagtgccgagttcaccggcatacgtcgtctacaagatcggtggtgaccccggtgattaccggttcttgtatgaggcgcctaaggagatccctcacggatacacgtgcacatacgtgccggatctGCAGATAGCCGGGCGctcacgaaccaggctgcaacaacagggacttcggaacgagcaggaggaacttcgggaacggatcttgagaagcgagacgtggctagctaagtatgccactccgacaaacctccggagcttagctcctgcagcttggctcggagctggaaaagcaagcatggctggctaagtatgccactccggcgaatcttcgagttcgactcctgcagccagcaccgcggatcagattagtacaatcttaaaagaccagttcggcatggtgccgaaaaggaggacaatcggctattccaagccgtaccccaacgagtaagagttgatcccgctaccccccaaatatcggctccccgatttctccaagtttaatggatcagatggttccagctcaatcgagcatgtgagccgatatttggcacagctgggcacgatctcagcatcagacgagttgcgtgtgaggttcttcgcacagtccctcacaggatcggctttcgggtggtacacatcgctgccaccggactcaatccggactcggaagcggttggaagagcggttccacatgcagtatcactcggaggcttccgaggccggcattgccgatctagcacaagtacgacgaagcgcggagaaacggtgtcggaatacatccagcgcttcaggaccgttaggaaccgatgctattcggctcgtgtgactgaaaaagaagcagtcgagttggcggtggtgggtctcgcatcaccgatcaaggatgtggcctcccaagcagactacccttcactggcgcacatggtgcagaagctgtcattatatgaacagcgccacccagatgtataccaggataaattcaagcgtgcggtggtcctggttgaggcagatgaagatgaaggctctggggagatcaagaggtagcagtggctgaatggactcggggggaagccccgtgtcccgcaagtgggttaagccacaaggtcctccaagagggtttgacttcgacgtaaccaaggctgagcaaattttcgacctcttacttaaggagaagcagctaaaggtacccgaaggccacaagatccccacggctcaggagctgaatggaaagccatagtgcaagtggcataacacgttctcccatgccaccaatgactgcagggtgtggcgacaGCAGATcccaatggcgatagaacaagggcgtctaattttcagccagtacgccatgaaagtcgacacacaccccttccccgccgttaacatggtggagttcacttaccctgggaggtgctagCCAAGATTCTcgctcaacatcaacatggtgggacctgggcaccactctggtaaggacagagacgagggcagctgctctcataacgaggacaaggaggaagccgttccacgcgatcggctccggcacgatggcaagcgctacatcacagagggagaagtgaagaatgtgagatatcagcgacctctctctgatcacctcctcaacaaatacgtgagtcaatacgaccaacaccgacgatacgacaaagacgacgaaagagatcgtctcgctagggacgccaggagacatcgtcggcatgatcgcgacgaggagagatatgagcgccacNNNNNNNNNNNNNNNNNNNNNNNNNNNNNNNNNNNNNNNNNNNNNNNNNNNNNNNNNNNNNNNNNNNNNNNNNNNNNNNNNNNNNNNNNNNNNNNNNNNNATATACtgctctacatgacattggaagtagtatcaactatttcctttcggtgccattgctctcatattaccgttaCCGCGTCATTGCAGCACAGAtatcgctctcatatcactgccatTTACATCACCTCAGCATTAGTGCTTTTCCAAAAAtgaaattgacaactcagttgttaaggcttatgtagcattctttacctccccttgtgtcgaatcaataaaattttgggttttacttcctcgaagatcgttgcgatccccatcgtactagtgcttttccagtgcagctgaattgacaactcagttgttaaggcttataagtattctttacctccccttgtgtcgaatcaataaatttgggttttacttccctcgaagactgttgcgatcccctatacttgtgggttatcagtattCTCGTATGAGTACAAAATTACAGGACTTTGGTTTTACACCTTCAAAGGCTGGCACTTCTTTGTTTCTTTATACTCGGGCTGGCGTTACCATTTTTGTTCtcatctatgttgatgatattattgtcaCAAGCTCCTCTGATCATGCAGTCTGTGTACTTCTTAAAGATCTGAATCACCACTTTGCTATTAAggatttgggatcccttcacttcttTCTTGGTATTAAGGTCACACGCACACATGATGCTTTTTTGCTTACTCCGGAGAAGTATGCCAATGATTTGGTTGCCAAGGTCGGCATGCTTGGGTGCAAACCTGTCCCTACACCACTCTCTTCATCTGAGTCATTATCCTTGCATGAAGGTACTCCTCTTGGTCCTGATGACAGTTCTCAGTACAGAAGTATTGTTGGTGCTCTTCAGTACCTTACTCTCACACGCCCAGACTTGGCTTTCTCTGTCAACAAAGTTTGTAAATACTTGCATGCACCTACTACTGCACATTGGACTGCTGTTAAGCGTATACTTCGTTATGTCAAGGACACTGTCAGTCTTGGTATTACCTTTCGCAAGTCTTCCTCCACACTTCTCAGTTAGATGCTGACTGGGCTGGTTGTCTTGACGATAGGCGCTCTACAGGAGGGTATGCTATTTTCATTGGTCCTAATTTGGTCTCTTGGCAtgccagaaaacaagctactgtgTCCCGGTCCAATACAGAAGCAGAGTATAAAGCTTTAGCCAATGCTACTACATAATTGATATGGGTTGAGCCTCTTCTTCGTGAGCTTGGGGTTCGCCTCTATAAGAAGCCTTGCCTATGGTGTGATAATTTAGGTGCGACTTTTCTATCTGCCAATCCCGTTTTTCATGCTCGCACTAAACATATTGAGATTGACTATCACTTTGTTCGTGAACGTGTTGCCACCAATCGTCTTACTATCAAATTCATCTCTACCAAGGACCAGGTTGCTGATGGGTTTACCAAAGCCCTTCCCGACAAAGGTTTGCAAGAATTCAACCGTAATCTAAACCTCTCTTGAGCTTTAGATTAAGGGAGGATGTTAGTGTATGTGCTTTGTATACGTGTACGTGTACGGAGTAGTACTCCGACCGTACACGTACCTCCTTTGTACTGCCACGTAGGGGGCTTTTCCCTACCTATATAAcatgcaaccgatggcccgaaagGACACGCATTATTACACCAAAACTATCACGACCGTCTGAAGATGGGTGCATCAAGTATCCATAAACACTCGCTGGTTCTGAGGAAGTATGTGCTTTTGTCTGTCGCTGAGTCTATTGGTGTGCTCTCTCAAAGGCATTGTCTTGCCTCTTTAGTGTATTGAACTTGTTTGACAAATACATTTATGGTATCTTTCTTTCCTTTGTGGTTAGCTCTAGGAAAAACAGATGTAAAAGGATTCGTTCAGGAGAAAAGGAGAAATAAAGAATTGTTGGCGGTTGATTGACTTGTTTGTTCCAGTACACCAACCATTCATTTTTCCCAGATGAGTGTATCTGAGCATGCTTGATGAGGAACTAGCTGAAAAGATGTAAGCTACTAAACAAGTATATGCTCTTGATTATGTACTAATCTGACAAGATGATATGAGTGCTCATACCGATGACATGATGACTACATGGACCAGCTGACAAAACAGCTTTAATTTCTTATGAAAACAGTAGTACAAACTAATCAGGAGAAGTACAAATACAAACTGTCCATCACCGTTTCATCAAGCCAAGGGTACAAGGATGCCCCATTTCCATTTTATTATTAcaatacaaagagtcacagaaaCAGACACACAAGAAAATTAATTTGGACTTAGCCAGGGAAATAATTAACCCCTGGTGAGACGATATTTTGACATGTCCACCTGGTACTGCCCTCGCATAACAAGATCCATGCGTCCATTGCTCTTATACTGATCATTCACCTGCAAAATTTAAACAAAGACAAGAAAATTAACTTGTAGCCAGGTAGCTAAAACGAATAGACAGGGGCACCCTTACGCTACCTTGCATTTTCTTCGCTTCAGCTCCTTCAGCGTGCTGTCTTGTCGAGAAATCAAGAAGGTACTTGTAAGTTCCAGGTAACCGAGGTTTGTATGCAGCAATGCTTGGGGGAGCTCCTTCATCTTAGAGAAATTCCTAAGTTTTAGGATAGTGAGCTTTGGCATTGACCCAAACTGCATTTTCCACTCCCTGGTGTTAAAATTCCTTGCAAGCTCTAGCTCTTGTAACTCAGGAAACCCTTGGGTCGAGCAGGACATGGTTTGGCCTCCATACCCCTTCAACACGAGCACCACAAGGCAGGGAAGCTTCTGGAGGATCGGTAGCGGGTCTTCGTTGATAATACGGGCGTATAAACAAAGACGCTGTAGCTTTTGCGGAAAATGATGGCTCTCAGGTAGCTTATCCAGCACATGGAATTCATGCATGGTAAGATCAATTAGGTGAGGCATGTTCGTAAATATTTTTACCATCTCTGCAGACATGGAGTTCACTATCAAGGTCAATGATGTTAACCGAGTCATTCGCTCCAAGAATGCAGCCATGGCATGGTAGGGATATTCAGTGCCAGCAGAATCAAGATTTAGTGCTAAGGTCTGGAGCTCTGTTGGTTGGAGAGAACTCCTTGCAGGTGGTGGAGTCACCTTACTAACATAAACATGCTTTAGAGTAGGGATATCCCAAAGTGAGTTTGGAACTACCTTCTCCAATTCTGTGCCCCGCAGATCTATACTTTGCAAGTAAAGGAGTTGTCCGACTGAAGAAGGGATACTCACGTCCTTGCAATTTCTCAACTTGAGATATCTTAGGTGAGTGCACCCACCAATTACCTTGTTGAAATTCTTCAGGCTTGAGTCTTGGACGTGTATAACTCTCAATAATCTCAGATTAGGGTCAACAATTACTGATGAGAGACCAAAGCCAAAGAAACTTCGGAGATTAGGAGTTGTTGCTTGTAACGTCTGAGCACTAGTGTTCTGAAaggaagtacggtatgataacatggtatcagatgatgatgatggtgcacCAGCTTGGCCTGCATTTGAGAAGTTCATCCATATGTTAGCAAGAATTAAATAAGTCAAGTATGGCCATGACCACCTATGTACAGAAAATTATCCCACTCCCCCCATCCATAAAAGAATgtcggagatttgtctaaattcatatgtatctatacactaaagagtgtctagatacatataaatttagacaaacttgcgacatctttgatgaacagaggtagtatatataTTGATAAGAAAATAGTCCTATATGAAAACAGAGCAAAGATGCATAACCTGTAGACTTATCGATGATATTTAGGAAACCGTCTTGTCTTGCTTCTTCTATGCACCACTGACGCACATTATCATGAATCTATATTTTCtcaatccatccatgtgccttgcTTATTTCAACGACTTGGACCAAGCTTCTCTCGGCTAACCCTGTTACATATATATGTGCAGTTTCTTCTTGTGTATGAATTGGTGTATGTGGAATGAAGCCTTCTACTATCCATAATTGGATAAGATCAGATACAAATATTATATCGTCCTCTGGAAAAGTGGCAAGAGAGAGCAAGCAAGACCTAAAATAactgtttggcatgcctttgtaaCTGCGAGCTAGTATGTCTCGCATCATCTGTGGTGTTTCGTTGGTCGATACAGGCCAACCCAACTCTATATCAGACCATGTTTGTAAGTTTAGATTCTTTGATAGATAAGCCCCCAAAACTGCAAGTGCAAGTGGTAATCCATTGCACTTCCTCGCAAGCTTTCTTCCAATCTCCTCAAATGCATGCACATAATTTATGGCAGGCCTATTGTATGATGGTAAAGCTTTGCTGCTGAAGAGTTCCCAACTTTCTTCTTCGTCCAAGTGCTTCAGAGTGTGAACAAAGTTCCGCATTTCAACATGATCGGCAACATCTTTCTTTTTTGTTGTTAATATAACTCTACTACCATTGTTTGCATCTGGAAAGATTTTAAGTGTTTTATTTATCTGCTCCCATGTGTCTACTTCACACAAATCATCGAGAACTACTAAGTACCTCTTCTGCATCAGAAAATCATTTATCTTTTTTCCTACTTCATACTCACTCATTTGATCTATTAAGTTGTACTCCTCTATAGTATCCACAATCTGTTTCAAAATATCCTTTAGTAAATCAATGCCCTTGAACATTTGAGATGCAGTCACCCATGCGACAGTCTCAAAATGTTTTGACATTCTAGAGTATATTTTTCTAGAGAGTGTTGTTTTTCCAGACCCACCTATGGCAACTATGGAGACAGCACTAAGAGTATTGTTCTCTTTGTCAACTAACTTCTCCACTACTTCTGTGAAGTCACCCCGGAAACCGACCATGGCAATATCCTCTTCGATGGTTTGCTGCAGAATACTAAGCTCTTCTGGAGGCTCATCCTGAACAACACTACTATTACCGAGATCAACTATCTCCAGACTCTCTATACTGGAAAATATCTCACAGAGCTTGCGCCTCACACATTCAATCTCAACACCAATCTCACGAATGGTGGTTGTGTCGGCCGGCAAGCGAGCATACCTTGAGATAGCGCCCAAGAAGCCATTCTTCAGCCTGTTTCTCTTCTCCATGTGATCAGCGGCTTGAATGACAGTCTCGGCCTCGTACGCTGCAGCCCTGATCTGGATCACTAAGGTAGCAGCTCGTGCCTCGTTCCCTGACCGGCGTCTGCTGTCGGCGTCCTTGAGGTAGCCCTGCAGCCGCATCAGGTCATTTTTCAGGGTGGCCACCTGCAGGGTGACTGCACACAGAAACTTGGTCTCCTCGATGACGAGACCGCCAATGTTTCCAAGCACGGCGCTAACCGTGGACTCAGCCATTGATGAATGAATCCCTTCGAGCTGTTCCCAAAATAAGATAGCGTAAGCTGAGAATGGAGTGGCGACAAGAAGAAAATAAACTGGTGCATGCAGTTGGTGATATCCAAGAGGAAACATGGGGAAGATGAAGGTGAATTTTACATACCTCTTAGATCGAAGTGAGCTAAGCTAGTGAAGGAAAGCTAGCGAGGTGAACGAGCATGAACATGGGTTGGAGCTCCCTTTATATGCAAAATTAGCTCCCTCCTCGTTGCACAAGTTGGCATTTCCTATGGAAGGAATTAGCTGTAAAAGTGTGAAGTCGGTGGCCGGGTGCAGGTGCATGCATGTacatcaaggaaaaaaatagcgcgctataacaaaatagcgtcggctgaaaaatatgctattagcgtgctatagtgtgctaatagcgcgctatagcacgctatagcgccaaaatgatgtagcgtgggctgtctaaaaacgctatagcgtgctattagcgccgaaatagcgcgctatttttttccatgatgtACATACGAGATAATATActactccgattcatattaattgacttcaatatggatgtatctagaactaaaatgtgtctagatacatccatattagagtcaattaatatgaaccggagggagtatctaaattcacttatatatgcttaaGGACGTCGCTACGGGATGATCACGACAAATAACTTTGACCACTTGACCAATAGTGACTTGATTAAGCCTGCATGTGATTAGATACTTCAGCAACGACCACTAATACTATGTACAAATTGTAAATGACTCACGCGTGCATCCACTGACCTTAAtgcttgcatgcatgcatggagcCTAAACACGGACAACAATGTGCAATGATGCAGGGCGAGGCCGACGAAATTTGGGGCCTAAAACTGGTTGTTTGGTAAATATGGCCGAGAAAAAAAGATCCCCACTGTagatgagttttttttttgttgtctcAGGTTTATTGGAAACCCggagattcacacttttgggctggcattatggcTACTAAGAAGCACTTCTTTTCACACGGGTCTTTCTCCATTCGGGATGGGtcggaaattcgtttctgggaggataagtGGTTGGGGATAACTACGCTCCGGGAACAGTATCCAGCTTTATATAGGATCGCACGTCATAAAGATGTAACCCTTCAAAGAGTAATGGAAACCTCTCCACCATCAATGACATTCAGACGTAATGTAGTCGGTCCCCGATTAACCAAttggaatgaattgctacagaGATTAGCTTCAATTCAACTGGTCCAAGGGAAAGATTTATTTCGTTGGGAACTTACCAAGAATGGTAAATTCACTGTAAGATCCATGTATGAAGCTTTAATTCAACCCATTCAACCGGTGTATaataataagaagatttggaaacTGAGGATACCACTAAAGACGAAGGTCTTTGCTTGGTACCTACGTCGCGgtgttatcctcaccaaagataaccttgcaaacaTGGGCGGACCTAGCTGGGGGGCCgagggggccgtggcccacccagaatttctgccaaaatttttgaTACCCCATGGAAAAAAGGCCCATTAAGCCCAATCTCAGTCCCTTTCAACCAGTGCATCGAGCGAGAGCCGAGAGGAGAGACCGAGGTCACGAACCACGGAACGGACTCACGCGATACACCGCCGCCCCGGCGCCTCTACCGCCCGCCCCTCTCCATCAAATTTTCGACGCTCTCTGCCTCGCCCGTCGCTGCTAGGAATCCCTCTGCGGCTCTGCCGCCGCtctccccgccggccgccgctgttgagctcggccggccggccgccgctcttcccgccggcggccgctctCCCCGGCCGGTCCCCGCCTATTCTTGCCGGCCGCCGCGCTCCAAGCAGTCCGGCAGCTCGGCAGGTCCACGTCCATCGCTCGCCATGAACCAGAACCACTGCTGCAGTTCTATTCTCTGTTGCTATTTTCATTTGTTAATTCTAAGTGGTTAAGACATAAAATTGCCCCTATTATGCTATTTGGATATTCTCTTATTCTCTGTGCTAATGTAAAAATTAGGAGTTTGGCATTTGTAGAAATGAAGTCAATTATATGTTTGCATGTTTCAATTGTGTAGAAGTGGAGAGAAATAGCCAAATTGTGTAACTTTTATCATGTAAGACTTTCATGGCAATGCGACAAGGAAGACTGAATAAATGATGTAATTTTTTTATCCTATATTCTACTCCCTTCGTTCCTAAATATAAACCATATAGTTTTTTGTACGGAAATTAAAAAACGCACATTTAGAAAAAAATACACCATGCTTAGCTATGATTAACCTATGCAATTGTCGTGAGCTAATAGAGGATTTTGCAATGGATAAGGAAACCTAATAAAATCGctaaaaatattgtccatacaagtGGGCCAATGCAATAAACCTTATATTTTGgaattttctcaaaaaactatatggcttaagaCTATTTGTATTGCAATTGTGTAAATTGATCCTATATGTTGTTCATTTGGCAAATGTTTTTCTCAATTTAGGAGGCGCATACAAAAAAATTTTTTTGGAGGTGTGCCCCCCCTCAAATTCgttcctgcgtccgccactgctTGCAAAAAGGAATTGGCTTGGATGTAGGAGATGTGTTTTCTGTCAAGAGGACGAGACAATTAAACATCTTTTTTTCCAGTGCCGGTTTGCCAaagctatatggtcaatcattcagataggatctAGCTTATACCCTCCCCGTAGCGTTACGAATATTTTCGGCAACTGGCTAAATGGGGTAGAGGTTAGGTACAAGAGTCTTATCAGGGTGGGAGCGTTAGCCGTGTTATGgtcgctctggctatgtagaaatgacaaggtttttaatgataagaatgcttctcttatgcaggtaattTACCGATCTACAGCTACGCTCCGTTtatggtcgccacttcagcgcttggaggaccgcgacctctttatggaggtgtctacacgattggagaattcggccaaggagtttattacccaacatgggtgacTGCATAGTCTAAGGATAGCGGCTCCACCAACATGATTTACTCGCTTTTGTTTCAGAGATATACTTTTAGTTGAACTCTTTTTCTGGTTGTATCCGTGAACggatgtgtgcatcctagttatgcagaggccgggtgtattaCATCAAACTctgaagtaataaagcgccctttttcgaaaaaaaagaTGAGTTTGTTTTTGAGAAATATAATATAACCGTAGATGAGTTTGTTTTTGAGAAATATAATTcacaaaataaaatccttcgagattctTGTATATAACACAACATACTAttggggaaaattaacaaatttgaatttcaattttttttgcaaaaaaagtttaggaAAAAAgtaaaatggcattaacttttgcatacgatatcggaaaaaacgtataatatatcaaaatgatcaacgGAAAAAGTTAGATCCAAATTCACCCAGGTTAACCcgtttagccaatttttagattctcaaaattccaaataaaaatataaaagcgGGACTATTTTAGTTTTTGCCGGAAATTCGGGActtttttagaaaaaataaattaataattacATCCTTGGCAGAAATTATTATTTCTTAACCATTAATATTTATTTAAATAATtgttaaaaattcaaaataataaagagttgtgatatTACACGTGCATTGGCAAGTACAAAAAGATGAGTGATTGACCCTCGGTAAATACTGCAAAAAAATAAGCATTCGAAATGTAAAGACACAATATGGAAAGAAGCAAGAAATCAACCCAATCATCCTAAatgttactacctccatttcaaaataTAACGTTTTCTTGGAAAAATAATAAATGTGTATTACTCCACCTTCCCATTCAGCAGCAGACCGTTGCGACTCAATCTTTTCACCGTGATCGTGCTGAGAGAAATCCGGGCTCCACTTTCCTCTAAACCCACCTCTTaaacccctcctcctcctccaccccgatCACACACACGTACGCCTCCTCTCTTCCAAGTTCAAACCCTTACGATCGACGAACAAGCCATGGTGCCGACCCCCGTCCAAGCGCCGGCGCGAGCCTCCTCGTCCCGCAAGCCCAAGCCGCCGAAGAGGTTCGCGGACGAGGCGCTGGCCGTCGTGATCAGGCGCCCGCGCGGCAAGGCCGCGTCGGCGTCCGGCAAGAAGCCGACCAAGGCGAAGGCGAGGAGGACCACGGCGCCTACCagtaggaagaagaagaagaacgcggcggcggcggaggacgacgacgaccagTGCGCCGACGAGCCCGACCTGGACACGCTCgcggaggacgaggcggaggagctGGCCGCCCTCCTCGCGGAAGCCGCGCCCGACGAGGAGCCAGCCCAGCAGCGTAAGCGGAGGAACCGGgtggcgccgccgcgcgccgccgaggCCTGGGAGGAAGGCGACCCCGAGTTCGTCGGGAACCCCGTCCCCTCCGACGAGGCGCGGGCCACGTTTCCCACGCGCTACCAGCCAGTCGCCGCCAAGAGGTACGTACGGTGTCGCGCGCTCATTTCTATTAGTCTATCTTTGCGTAGAAATCTTGCGCTGAATGTTGTTCTGCAGGAAGggcaagaagaaggaggaggaggaggagatcaagGCGAGGCGCCATTACAGTGCAGCCAAGGTGGAAGAGATCGTGTACAACATCGGTGATGATGTCTACGTAACGGTAATTAAATGCACCTCTGGCTGGTTGTCAACATGCTCCTGTGATCATCTCATCTGTTTGTTATTTGTCACGCGCGCGCGCTGACGGATTATATTGGTGCCAAAACCTCTCTCATAACTGTTAGATGTCTGAGTACCTTTGCTGTGGTGGAATTTGATGATTCTCTAGTCGGTAATTAAACATGCATGGATACTGtcgatgtgaatttacacaatgGATTCACATGTCTGTTTTCATTGCTCACTGGAATATATTGTTGATGCTCTCAGATCCTGGCCATATCTTAGATATTTACGTAACATTGCAACTAGCCGCCCGCACATTCGTATTGTTACTCTACAGATTGAATTCCCACCCCTGTCTGGGTTGCACAATCGCATTTCTAGTACCCGAAATTGGGTCAATCTGACACCCCTCATTGTAAACATGGTTGCTCATTTCCAGTAGATGTTTGCAGTTGTACTCGCTGCTACAGAATTATTCTTTCTCTTGATTGTTATTTAAGCCTCCATGGTATTACTCCGTCTCTCTACACCTCATGTTATTCAGATCTGATTCTGCTGTGATGTTAACTAAACCATTATTGCAATCCTCTGTTTCGGCACCTGATTTTATTGCCATTATGCTTCCTGCTTCTGTAAATGGTTATTAATTGTGCCACAAACCATATAAAATTCTAGTTCGCTGTACAAATTAATTTCCACCTGTTTGCACTTCTTGATAGCATTTTTCGTACTAAACTGCATCCATATGACACCTCGTACCGTGAATATGGCTGCTGATGTAAACAATTATCGCTATCTGTCAGATGTTGGCATACGTATTGCCATTCCTCATTCCCTTTTCTTCATTCCTGTATGTAGGCTGAGGAAAAAAAACCTCATTACATCGGCAGAATCACTGAACTTTTCGAGGGAACCGACTATGGCCGGTACTTTGCGTGCCTCTGGTTTTTCCGACCTGAAGACACAATGATCTCAACCACGAAGTTGGTGGATGACCACAGTCATGACCCAAAGCGGGTATTCCTCTCCAACGAGAGGAATGATAACCCGCTTGACTGCATCGTGTCAAAAGTCAAGATATTGCAAGTGGATCCGAAGGTCAGTGCTGTTGTTTACAACTGTGGTTGCTTCCTTCATCTAGTTGCTTCTAAACTTTCTCAACTCCTCGTTCCAGCTTCATCAGGAAACAAAATCCCAACTATCGGCTGATTGGGACCTTTATTACGACATGTCGTATATTGGGGCTTACTCGACGTTTGCAAACATCAGAAATGGTAATTGCTGTTGTGACCTGGGAACAATGTTCAGAGTTGCAAATTAATTGTTGACATATTTAATACTTTGAATATCTCCAATGCCGTTGTTAAATTTTCTTGTAACTTTATTAGTTGTTTGAATTAACTCGTGATACTTGAACATCTTAGAGAACATATATGAAATTATTTTCCATCTGT contains the following coding sequences:
- the LOC124675441 gene encoding disease resistance protein RPP13-like, which produces MAESTVSAVLGNIGGLVIEETKFLCAVTLQVATLKNDLMRLQGYLKDADSRRRSGNEARAATLVIQIRAAAYEAETVIQAADHMEKRNRLKNGFLGAISRYARLPADTTTIREIGVEIECVRRKLCEIFSSIESLEIVDLGNSSVVQDEPPEELSILQQTIEEDIAMVGFRGDFTEVVEKLVDKENNTLSAVSIVAIGGSGKTTLSRKIYSRMSKHFETVAWVTASQMFKGIDLLKDILKQIVDTIEEYNLIDQMSEYEVGKKINDFLMQKRYLVVLDDLCEVDTWEQINKTLKIFPDANNGSRVILTTKKKDVADHVEMRNFVHTLKHLDEEESWELFSSKALPSYNRPAINYVHAFEEIGRKLARKCNGLPLALAVLGAYLSKNLNLQTWSDIELGWPVSTNETPQMMRDILARSYKGMPNSYFRSCLLSLATFPEDDIIFVSDLIQLWIVEGFIPHTPIHTQEETAHIYVTGLAERSLVQVVEISKAHGWIEKI